In Lathamus discolor isolate bLatDis1 chromosome 1, bLatDis1.hap1, whole genome shotgun sequence, the following are encoded in one genomic region:
- the VEGFC gene encoding vascular endothelial growth factor C isoform X4: MRKGAVLIQAHASKDLEEQLRSVSSVDELMTVLYPEYWKMFKCQLRKGGWQHNREHSSFDTRSDDSLKFAAAHYNADILKSIDTEWRKTQCMPREVCVDVGKEFGATTNTFFKPPCVSIYRCGGCCNSEGLQCMNISTSYISKTLFEITVPLSHGPKPVTVSFANHTSCRCMSKLDVYRQVHSIIRRSLPATQTQCHVANKTCPKNHIWNNQVCRCLAQHDFGFSSHLGDSDPSEAFHICGPNKELDEETCQCVCKGGVRPSSCGPHKELDRSSCQCMCKNKLLPTSCGPNKEFDEDKCQCVCKKTCPKHQPLNPAKCICECIESPNKCFLKGKRFHHQTCSCYRPPCTVRTKRCDAGFYFSEEVCRCVPTYWKRPLMN; the protein is encoded by the exons ATGAGAAAAGGAGCAGTTTTGATTCAG GCTCATGCAAGCAAAGACCTGGAAGAGCAATTGCGGTCTGTGTCCAGTGTGGATGAACTCATGACAGTACTTTACCCAGAGTACtggaaaatgtttaaatgtCAGTTGAGGAAAGGAGGTTGGCAACACAACAGGGAACACTCCAGCTTTGACACAAGATCAGATGATTCCCTGAAATTTGCCGCAGCACACTATAATGCAGACATCCTGAAAA GTATTGATACTGAATGGAGAAAAACTCAGTGCATGCCACGTGAAGTGTGTGTGGATGTGGGAAAAGAGTTTGGAGCAACTACAAACACCTTCTTTAAACCCCCATGTGTATCCATCTACAGATGTGGAGGTTGCTGCAATAGTGAAGGACTCCAGTGTATGAATATCAGCACAAGTTACATCAGCAAGACA TTATTTGAGATCACAGTGCCTCTTTCTCATGGCCCCAAACCTGTAACCGTCAGCTTTGCCAATCACACGTCCTGCCGATGCATGTCGAAGTTGGATGTTTACAGACAAGTTCATTCCATCATAAGACGTTCCTTGCCAGCAACACAAACTCA GTGTCATGTGGCAAACAAGACCTGTCCAAAAAATCATATTTGGAATAATCAAGTTTGCAGATGTTTGGCACAGCATGATTTTGGTTTCTCTTCCCATCTTGGAGATTCTG ACCCATCCGAAGCATTCCATATTTGTGGGCCAAACAAAGAGCTGGATGAAGAAACCTGTCAATGTGTCTGCAAAGGAGGCGTGCGACCCTCAAGCTGTGGACCTCACAAAGAATTAGATAGATCGTCCTGTCAATGCATGTGCAAAAACAAACTTCTCCCCACTTCCTGTGGGCCCAACAAGGAATTTGATGAAGATAAATGTCAGTGTGTATGTAAAAAGACCTGCCCTAAACATCAGCCACTAAATCCTGCAAAATGCATCTGTGAATGTATAGAATCTCCCAATAAATGcttcttaaaaggaaaaaggttcCATCACCAGACATGCAG